GTAAATCAACGATTTTCAAACGCTGGCGGCAGGGATATTATGCCTTTTTTCAGCGTCATCCGATCCTGAAATGGACATTTCGCTCTGTATTGCTGCTTATAGTCGGTTCCTTCGTTTTAGCAGAAATGCTCGTGCTGTCTCGCTTTCACGAAGAAGATGATGTCACAACAGATGCACCTTATATTATCATCCTTGGCTCTGGTCTGAAGGGAGCAGAGATCACGGACACGCTCCGTATGCGATTGGATGCAGGGCGATCCTATTGGCAAGAGCATCGTGACCGCAAAATCATTGTCTCCGGTGGACGGGGAAAGGATGAGGATGTGCCGGAAGCAGTAGCGATGCGGGATTATCTACTGAAGCAGGGCATACCACAAGAGGTTATTTTGCTAGAACGTCGTTCAACCAGTACGTATGAAAATTTACTGTTTTCTCAGCAGGTTATTAAACAGGATGGATACACGGATGAACATGCCGGGGTGGTGCTCGTGACGAGCAATTATCATATGTATCGCGCCTGTTGGATCGGCAAACAGCTAGGATATTACCCGGTGTATGCTCGCACGAGCGAGGTACCGTGGAAGGACTTGCCCTATAACATGCTGCGCGAATATCCGGCACTAATCAAAGCGTTGCTCATAACAGGTTAACTGGATTGGAAGGAGAAGAGAATATGAATACATTGATCGTAAAAAAGCCAAGCAATCGGCATGGACTGATTGGGCTGCTGCTGATTACTGTTTTGATGGGAATTCTGTTTAGCGGAATGACGACGCAGGCTCAGAAAGGTTTCTTGTACTATGAAGTAGGTGCTATTTTCATTCTGGGCATAGTGTGCGGGCTGATTATGTTAGTCCAACAATTCCGCAAGCCGAAGGAGATGCGCCTGGAATCTACAGGATTACGCATTGGTACTGATATGTTGAAAACGGATGAAATTGACGAAATTCGAGTAGGCGGACGTTATGATACCATCATTGGTATCAAGCCAAAAGGTAAAACAATAGTACCATCACGGTACTGTTTCAGCTTTACTGATCATGAGGATGAAGACATCATTGCTCTCAGCAAATGGGCAGATGCGAATGGAATTCCTATGATCAATCGCCCATTTATACGTTGGAATTGAACAGTTGAATTTGAATAGTTGAATTTTAGCAGTAGTATAAATGCGATAGATATGTAGTCCATGATAATATGTGCTTGTGTACTATTCATCATACATATGGACAACGTGAAACAGATGAAATGAAGAGATAAAAGAGTCGTATAACAGAAGAAAAAGTCCC
The DNA window shown above is from Paenibacillus sp. JQZ6Y-1 and carries:
- a CDS encoding YdcF family protein, whose product is MRKSTIFKRWRQGYYAFFQRHPILKWTFRSVLLLIVGSFVLAEMLVLSRFHEEDDVTTDAPYIIILGSGLKGAEITDTLRMRLDAGRSYWQEHRDRKIIVSGGRGKDEDVPEAVAMRDYLLKQGIPQEVILLERRSTSTYENLLFSQQVIKQDGYTDEHAGVVLVTSNYHMYRACWIGKQLGYYPVYARTSEVPWKDLPYNMLREYPALIKALLITG